One part of the Eptesicus fuscus isolate TK198812 chromosome 20, DD_ASM_mEF_20220401, whole genome shotgun sequence genome encodes these proteins:
- the SLC35G6 gene encoding LOW QUALITY PROTEIN: solute carrier family 35 member G6 (The sequence of the model RefSeq protein was modified relative to this genomic sequence to represent the inferred CDS: inserted 4 bases in 3 codons; substituted 2 bases at 2 genomic stop codons) codes for MAGALKGPRGPEPGGVEEVGGKMSSWLALHSAQASPGTCTGTKSLLVALLGGGLPAGFVGPFSQASYQIFHLSLLERLICXCLFHLPFALPLPVRXLTLFSLGCAYSAVQVMPAGNTVLVHKSSSIICSVLFALCLESQGLGHXDWYGLLGSTVGLIIIVGPGLGILQKGVKGLYMALSYVLALLAAWHDRWGFPSCLPAVAFLFGLMDLVGCVPGLXSGPLLPIDPLSRSCVRAVVTLALVSFVCVSSSVTKAHPXLVCTILHSEVVVPPTPQCGSRSTQESGREEQRLERAPPCGPAQTAP; via the exons ATGGCTGGAGCTCTAAAGGGTCCCAGGGGCCCTGAGCCAGGAGGGGTGGAGGAAGTCGGAGGAAAGATG TCATCATGGCTGGCCCTCCACTCCGCCCAAGCCTCCCCTGGCACCTGTACTGGCACCAAGAGTCTGCTTgtggccctgctgggcgggggcctGCCCGCTGGTTTCGTGGGCCCCTTCTCCCAGGCGTCTTACCAGATTTTCCACTTATCCTTGCTGGAACGGCTCATCTGTTGatgcctcttccacctcccctttGCCTTGCCCCTGCCTGTACG CCTCACTCTCTTTAGCCTTGGATGTGCCTACAGTGCAGTTCAGGTGATGCCTGCTGGCAACACTGTCCTCGTTCACAAAAGTTCTTCCATCATCTGCTCTGTTCTTTTCGCCCTCTGTCTTGAGAGCCAGGGTCTCGGTCACTAGGACTGGTATGGCCTATTGGGCAGCACCGTGGGACTAATCATCATTGTGGGACCTGGACTAGGGATACTACAGAAGGGGGTGAAGGGCCTCTACATGGCTCTGAGCTATGTGCTCGCTCTTCTGGCGGCCTGGCACGATCGCTGGGGCTTCCCCTCCTGCCTACCGGCAGTGGCCTTCCTGTTTGGCTTGATGGATCTTGTGGgctgtgtaccaggcc tcTCCGGTCCCCTGCTGCCCATTGACCCTCTGAGTCGGAGCTGTGTGAGGGCAGTGGTGACCCTTGCTCTGGTCTCCTTTGTGTGTGTGAGCTCTTCGGTCACCAAGGCCCACC CCCTGGTGTGCACTATCCTGCACTCTGAGGTGgtggtgccccccaccccccaatgcgGCA GTCGCTCAACCCAGGAGTCAGGAAGGGAGGAGCAACGACTGGAGCGCGCGCCCCCGTGCGGGCCGGCGCAGACTGCCCCGTAG